A single genomic interval of Melanotaenia boesemani isolate fMelBoe1 chromosome 4, fMelBoe1.pri, whole genome shotgun sequence harbors:
- the LOC121639016 gene encoding stromal membrane-associated protein 1-like yields the protein MTTRSEREKAQKLNEQHQAILSKMLREEDNKYCADCEAKGPRWASWNLGVFICIRCAGIHRNLGVHISRVKSVNLDQWTSEQIQSIQEMGNTKARQLYEANLPDSFRRPQTDQAVEFFIRDKYERKKYYSKNVINGSSPKDSKKEKESDRGSKASAYTRSEESRPVPKISPVKTSEPSVNLLGLDVPAAASTNNGSTSTNQNSDLDIFGPMVSNPLPSSSSTSTAQFSQVSSSNSASTPTQPPAAGVVGGGASSGSGQGDLDLFSDSNSTAKTEDAAKKPLSKDSILSLYGTNSMSQQAAGLFMGPSQMQFPVQAAAAGYQGFPGMGTAMPPTTVMGAMMAQSGGAMMGHSPGMMVGMSMSNGFMGNAPATGMMGMAPRMMGPQGGAMPTGMVPAQGMYAIQPGQQPQWNMGQVNQQMSGLTLNGAGGQMAFGQPSSAMGGWAATGSGQTLSTQLWK from the exons ATGACGACCCGCTCGGAGAGAGAGAAGGCCCAGAAACTTAACGAGCAGCACCAGGCCATCCTGTCCAAAATGCTGAGGGAGGAAGACAACAAGTACTGCGCCGACTGCGAGGCGAAAG GTCCAAGATGGGCATCCTGGAATTTGGGAGTTTTTATCTGCATCCGGTGTGCAGGCATCCACAGGAACCTGGGAGTACACATATCCAGAGTTAAATCAGTCAACCTGGACCAATGGACCTCAGAACAAATCCAG aGCATACAGGAGATGGGTAACACCAAGGCCAGGCAGCTTTATGAGGCCAACCTTCCAGACAGCTTCAGAAGACCTCAGACAGACCA AGCAGTTGAATTCTTCATCAGGGATAAATATGAGAGGAAGAAATACTATAGCAAGAATGTGATCAATGGGAGCAGT CCAAAAGATagtaagaaagagaaagagtcTGACAGAGGGAGCAAGGCATCTGCTTACACCAGG AGTGAAGAGTCCAGGCCAGTTCCAAAAATCAGCCCTGTTAAGACTTCAGAGCCGTCTGTGAACCTACTAGGCCTTG ACGTACCAGCTGCTGCATCGACTAACAATGGTAGCACGAGCACAAACCAGAACAGTGACCTGGATATATTTGGCCCCATGGTATCAAACCCCCTTCCCTCATCCTCATCCACATCCACAGCTCAGTTTTCTCAG GTGAGCTCAAGTAACTCGGCTAGCACTCCCACACAACCTCCAGCAGCTGGAGTGGTAGGAGGCGGAGCCAGCTCAGGGTCAGGACAGGGAGACCTTGACCTGTTCAGTGACAGCAACAGCACTGCAAAAACTGAGGATGCCGCTAAGAAGCCTCTGTCCAAGGACTCAATTCTGTCCCTGTATGGAACCAACAGCATGTCCCAGCAAGCCG CTGGCTTGTTCATGGGCCCCTCCCAGATGCAGTTTCCTgtccaggctgctgctgctggctatCAGGGCTTCCCTGGCATGGGCACAGCCATGCCACCCACTACCGTCATGGGTGCTATGATGGCTCAGAGTGGAGGAGCCATGATGGGACACAGTCCAGGCATGATGGTTGGAATGTCGATGTCAAATGGTTTCATGGGGAATGCGCCTGCCACTGGTATGATGGGCATGGCCCCCAGGATGATGGGACCACAAGGTGGTGCCATGCCTACAGGTATGGTGCCTGCTCAGGGCATGTACGCCATCCAACCAGGGCAGCAGCCTCAATGGAACATGGGTCAG GtgaaccagcagatgtcagGGTTGACTCTGAATGGTGCAGGAGGTCAGATGGCCTTCGGTCAGCCTTCATCAGCCATGGGTGGATGGGCTGCAACGGGATCTGGCCAGACTCTGAGCACACAGCTGTGGAAGTGA
- the krt94 gene encoding keratin 94, translating to MHYSQSIASGPGLITRQSRSYTSSAAPHKAHSVSGLSFRSGPRISSSSARVVSSGFGGGMGMGGGMGMSGGMGMSGGMGMGGGFDLSYALDQSTVHLNEKATMQNLNDRLASYLEKVRSLEAANAKLELQIREYYEQKGPTAERDYSNYWAIINDLKDKIGAATIANANILLQIDNSKLAADDFRTKFEHELMMRQSVEADIANLRRLLDQTTLTKADLEMQIEGLQDELAYLKKNHAEELAAMRSQLSGTVNVEVDAAPQQDLNKVLEEIRAQYEAITDKHRRDQETWFNEKSTVLSKEVAISTETIQTSKTEMGDLRRTLQGLEIELQSQLSMKGALENTLAETEARYSAMLAGFQNTINMLESDLANVRASIEQQGQDYKMLLDIKTRLEQEIATYRRLLETEESRPIGTGGTKTTVKTTTVHTSS from the exons ATGCATTACAGCCAGAGTATCGCCAGTGGTCCTGGACTCATCACCAGACAGAGCCGCAGCTACACATCCAGCGCTGCTCCCCACAAGGCTCACAGCGTGTCAGGTCTCAGCTTCAGGTCTGGTCCccgcatctcctcctcctccgctcGCGTTGTTTCCTCTGGGTTTGGAGGCGGCATGGGGATGGGTGGTGGCATGGGGATGAGTGGTGGCATGGGGATGAGTGGTGGTATGGGGATGGGCGGTGGATTCGACCTGTCCTACGCTCTGGACCAGAGCACCGTGCACCTGAATGAGAAGGCCACCATGCAGAACCTCAATGACCGTCTGGCTTCCTACCTGGAGAAGGTCCGCTCTCTGGAGGCTGCCAATGCTAAGTTGGAGCTGCAGATCAGAGAATACTACGAGCAGAAGGGCCCAACAGCAGAGAGAGACTACAGCAACTACTGGGCCATCATCAATGACCTGAAAGACAAG ATTGGTGCCGCCACCATTGCAAACGCCAACATCTTGCTTCAGATTGACAACTCCAAACTGGCTGCTGATGACTTCAGAACCAA GTTCGAGCATGAGCTGATGATGCGCCAGTCAGTTGAGGCCGACATCGCCAACCTCCGCCGTCTGCTCGACCAGACCACCCTGACAAAGGCTGATCTGGAGATGCAGATTGAAGGGCTGCAGGATGAGCTGGCTTACCTGAAGAAGAACCATGCAGAG GAGCTGGCAGCTATGCGCTCTCAGCTTAGTGGCACAGTCAACGTGGAGGTGGATGCTGCACCTCAGCAAGACCTGAACAAAGTCCTGGAAGAGATCCGTGCCCAGTATGAAGCCATCACAGACAAACATCGCAGGGACCAGGAAACCTGGTTCAATGAGAAG tCGACAGTTCTATCCAAAGAAGTGGCCATCAGCACAGAAACAATCCAGACGTCCAAGACAGAGATGGGTGACCTACGACGCACACTCCAAGGCCTGGAAATCGAGCTGCAATCTCAGCTTAGTATg AAAGGGGCTCTTGAAAACACGTTAGCAGAGACGGAGGCTCGTTACAGCGCCATGCTCGCTGGCTTCCAGAACACAATCAACATGCTTGAATCAGACCTAGCTAACGTGCGTGCCAGCATTGAGCAACAGGGCCAGGACTACAAGATGCTGCTGGACATCAAGACCAGGCTGGAGCAGGAAATCGCAACCTACAGAAGGCTGCTGGAGACAGAAGAGTCCAG ACCAATTGGCACAG gaggcacaaaaacaacagttaaaacTACCACTGTGCACACTTCCAGCTAG